A part of Aegilops tauschii subsp. strangulata cultivar AL8/78 chromosome 2, Aet v6.0, whole genome shotgun sequence genomic DNA contains:
- the LOC109755436 gene encoding probable mixed-linked glucan synthase 3 translates to MASAAGAGGANAGLADPLLASAKKPVGAKGKHWVAADKDQRRAAKESGGEDGRPLLFRTYKVKGTLLHPYRALIFIRLIAVLLFFVWRIKHNKSDIMWFWTLSVVGDVWFGFSWLLNQLPKFNPVKTIPDMVALKRQYDLPDGTSTLPGIDVFVTTADPIDEPILYTMNCVLSILASDYPVDRCACYLSDDSGALIQYEALVETAKFATLWVPFCRKHCIEPRAPESYFELEAPLYTGSAPEDFKNDHSSVHREYDEFKEHLDSISSAISKRSDAYNSMKTEEGDAKATWMANGTQWPGSWIDTTEIHRKGHHAGIVKVVLGHSIRGHNLGSQASTNNLNFASTDVRLPMLVYISRGKNPSYDHNKKAGALNAQLRASALLSNAQFIINFDCDHYINNSQALRAAMCFMLDQRQGDSTAFVQFPQRFDNVDPSDRYGNHNRVFFDGTMLALNGLQGPSYLGTGCMFRRIALYGIDPPEWRHDNIVVDDKRFGSSIPFLESVSKAINQERSTIPPPISETLVAEMERVVSASHDKATGWGKGVGYIYDIATEDIVTGFRIHGQGWRSMYCTMERDAFCGIAPINLTERLHQIVRWSGGSLEMFFSLNNPLIGGRRIQALQRVSYLNMTVYPVTSLFILLYALSPVMWLIPDEVYIQRPFTKYVVFLLVIILMIHVIGWLEIKWAGVTWLDYWRNEQFFMIGSTSAYPAAVLHMVVNLLTKKGIHFRVTSKQTAADTNDKFADLYDMRWVPMLIPTTVVLIANVGAIGVAMGKTIVYMGAWTIAQKTHAALGLLFNVWIMVLLYPFALAIMGRWAKRPVILLVLLPVAFTIVCLVYVAVHILLLSYLTF, encoded by the exons ATGGCGTCGGCGGCCGGTGCTGGTGGGGCAAATGCCGGCCTCGCCGACCCGCTGCTGGCGAGCGCCAAGAAGCCGGTCGGCGCCAAGGGCAAGCACTGGGTGGCCGCCGACAAGGACCAGCGGCGGGCCGCCAAGGAGAGCGGCGGCGAGGACGGCAGGCCGCTGCTGTTCCGGACGTACAAGGTCAAAGGCACCCTCCTGCACCCCTACAG GGCGCTGATCTTCATTCGCTTAATTGCCGTCCTCCTATTCTTCGTATGGCGCATCAAACATAACAAATCTGATATCATGTGGTTTTGGACATTGTCAGTTGTCGGGGACGTATGGTTCGGGTTCTCGTGGCTGCTCAACCAACTCCCAAAGTTTAATCCCGTCAAAACCATACCTGATATGGTCGCCCTTAAGCGACAATATGATCTCCCAGATGGGACATCTACACTTCCTGGCATAGATGTCTTTGTCACCACTGCTGACCCAATCGATGAGCCGATACTATACACCATGAATTGTGTTCTCTCTATCCTTGCTTCTGACTATCCTGTTGATAGGTGTGCCTGCTATCTCTCAGATGATAGTGGCGCATTGATCCAATACGAGGCCTTGGTTGAGACCGCAAAGTTTGCTACTTTGTGGGTCCCATTTTGTCGGAAGCATTGCATCGAGCCAAGAGCCCCAGAAAGCTACTTTGAACTAGAGGCACCGTTGTACACTGGAAGTGCACCAGAGGATTTCAAGAATGATCATAGCAGTGTACACAGAGAGTATGATGAGTTCAAAGAGCACTTAGACTCAATATCTAGCGCTATTTCCAAGCGTTCCGATGCTTACAACAGCATGAAGACTGAGGAAGGAGATGCAAAGGCCACTTGGATGGCAAATGGGACACAATGGCCAGGATCATGGATTGACACAACGGAAATCCATAGGAAAGGACATCATGCCGGAATTGTTAAG GTTGTGTTGGGCCATTCGATCCGTGGGCATAATCTTGGTTCACAGGCAAGCACCAACAACCTCAACTTCGCCAGCACTGATGTGCGCCTCCCGATGCTTGTATATATCTCTCGTGGAAAGAACCCAAGCTATGACCACAACAAGAAAGCCGGTGCCTTGAATGCGCAATTGCGTGCCTCTGCACTACTCTCCAACGCGCAATTCATCATCAACTTTGACTGCGACCACTACATCAACAACTCTCAAGCCCTACGTGCAGCTATGTGCTTCATGCTAGATCAACGGCAAGGTGATAGCACTGCCTTCGTTCAATTCCCTCAACGCTTCGACAACGTTGATCCATCAGACCGGTATGGCAACCACAACCGTGTCTTCTTCGATGGCACAATGCTCGCCCTCAATGGCCTCCAAGGTCCATCTTACCTTGGCACTGGTTGCATGTTCCGCCGCATAGCCCTTTATGGCATTGACCCACCTGAGTGGAGACATGACAACATCGTAGTTGATGATAAAAGGTTTGGTAGCTCCATACCCTTCCTAGAATCCGTATCAAAAGCCATAAACCAAGAAAGATCTACCATACCTCCACCCATTAGTGAAACATTGGTGGCTGAGATGGAAAGGGTTGTGTCAGCTTCACACGATAAAGCCACTGGGTGGGGCAAGGGTGTTGGGTACATATATGACATAGCCACAGAGGATATAGTGACTGGTTTCCGCATCCACGGTCAAGGTTGGCGTTCCATGTATTGTACAATGGAGCGTGATGCCTTCTGTGGCATTGCACCAATCAACCTAACCGAGCGCCTCCACCAAATTGTGCGTTGGTCAGGTGGATCTTTAGAGATGTTCTTCTCACTAAATAACCCACTCATAGGTGGTCGTCGTATCCAAGCCCTTCAGCGTGTCTCCTACCTCAACATGACAGTCTACCCAGTCACATCACTCTTTATCCTACTCTATGCTCTCAGCCCGGTGATGTGGCTTATCCCTGATGAAGTATACATTCAGAGGCCATTCACCAAATATGTTGTGTTCCTTCTCGTGATCATTCTGATGATCCATGTTATTGGGTGGCTCGAGATAAAATGGGCGGGGGTCACATGGTTGGATTACTGGAGGAACGAACAGTTCTTCATGATCGGGTCTACGAGTGCATACCCAGCAGCCGTGCTTCACATGGTGGTGAATCTCCTTACAAAGAAGGGTATTCACTTCAGAGTTACTTCGAAGCAAACAGCGGCAGACACCAATGACAAGTTCGCCGACTTGTATGACATGCGATGGGTGCCAATGTTAATACCTACAACAGTAGTGCTGATTGCCAATGTTGGTGCAATTGGTGTAGCCATGGGTAAAACGATAGTGTACATGGGAGCATGGACAATTGCACAGAAGACACATGCTGCATTGGGTCTGCTCTTCAATGTGTGGATCATGGTGCTGCTCTATCCGTTTGCATTGGCGATCATGGGACGGTGGGCAAAGAGGCCAGTCATCCTGCTGGTCTTGTTGCCGGTTGCCTTCACAATAGTTTGCCTTGTATATGTTGCTGTTCATATCTTACTTCTTAGTTATCTTACATTTTAG